One Littorina saxatilis isolate snail1 linkage group LG14, US_GU_Lsax_2.0, whole genome shotgun sequence genomic region harbors:
- the LOC138947306 gene encoding uncharacterized protein, which produces MRPLLVCCLPLAVSNLARHSNASSTKYGIEEVHWSQHTGFVLLMAFTAVLLVLACLLILGVIVLKARGKCSRVLVVLSRGNARQRAAEDNPVIHLPAEDHPVFHLQSALQNRRGSSDNVYGHI; this is translated from the exons ATGCGTCCATTGCTGGTCTGTTGCCTTCCTTTGGCTGTGTCAAACTTGGCAAGACACAGCAACGCTTCTTCGACAAAAT ACGGCATTGAAGAAGTCCATTGGTCCCAGCACACTGGCTTTGTCTTACTGATGGCCTTCACTGCAGTCTTGTTGGTTCTAGCCTGCCTCCTCATTCTGGGCGTGATCGTTCTCAAAGCTAGAG GCAAATGTTCCAGGGTTCTGGTTGTGCTGTCACGTGGCAATGCCAGGCAGAGGGCAGCCGAAGACAACCCGGTGATCCATCTCCCAGCTGAAGACCACCCGGTGTTCCATCTCCAGTCCGCACTGCAGAACCGCCGCGGGTCTTCTGACAACGTGTACGGGCACATCTAG